The genome window ATAAAAAATGTAGGTATCTGTGGTTTTGGTGGATCTAATCCAACTCCATTTAACACTCCACTTGAATTTGCTGAATCAGAAATATATAATGAATTGGAAAATATAATGCTGCAAATTAAAAATCAGGATATACAAATATTACTAACTCATGCCCCTCCCTACGATACCTGCACTGATCTACTCCCATCAGGTGACCATGTGGGAAGTAAAAGCGTTCGGCAGATAATTGAAAAACATCACCCTACATTAAATATTTGTGGTCATATTCATGAATCCCCGGGAATTGATAAAATAGGTGAAACTACAATCATAAATCCTGGAGAATTTTCTAAAGGAGCGGCTTGTTTAATTACAATAGAACCTACTAAAAAAGAGGTTAATTCCAAAATAATTTCTTTATAATGACTTTCAACATAAAAAAAAATTTGAATATTCATTTAATTTATTTATTTAGATTAATTCTGTTTTCCAGATAAGTAAAAAAAAATATTCACTATGTGTATTTTTTTTAAAAAATTTACTTTAGTTGAAGGGGATTGGATAAAATAATATATGGATTTGTGAAAAGTATATAAAAAAGATTATACTTACTTTAATTTGTATAGGCTGTTTTTTTGAGGTGAGGATAATGATTATGGTTCAAGGAGAAGTAAGTGGGAAAAAATACACAGAACCTTTTTCTAAAGGAGTTCTGGCCAGATCTTTAACCAGAGCTGAAATGGATCCAAATAAGGCGTATACTTTCGCGTCACAAATTGAAGCTCACCTTAAAAAAGAAGAAATTACTGTGATAACTATAGATGATCTAGTTAAAATTGTTTGTCAACGGTTAAAATCGGATGATAAAGATATAGCTGAAAAATATGTTGTATGGAGAAAAATCCGTAAATGTAAAGAGCCTTTAATAATTTTAATTGGTGGTGCATCTGGTGTGGGTACATCATCCATTGCTTTTGAAGTAGCTAATCGATTGGGTATTAGAAATATGATTAGTACGGATATGATTCGTGAAGTAATGCGTAAAATAGTTTCTAAAGAACTATTGCCCTCTATCTACGAATCAAGTTACACTGCTTATAGATCTTTAAGGATACCTCCCCCACCTGAACTGGATGAGGTACTTATAGGATTTAGAGACCATGTGGACTCAGTTAGTATTGGTGTTGAAGCAGTAATTGAGAGATCATTAAAAGAAGGGATTAGTATAGTTATTGAAGGAGTCCATATTGTTCCAGGGTTTATAAGGGAAGACCTGGTAAATAAAGAAAATGTGGCCATGTTTGTCTTAACTGTTTCTGATGAAAATGTTCATAAAGGAAGGTTTTATTCTAGATGCAGGCAAATGTGGGCTAGAAGGCCACTTAAAAGGTATATGAGTTATTTTTGGGCTATCCGGAGAACTCATAAATATTTTGAGAGTCAAGCCAAGAAAAATAATGTTCCGGTTATAGAAAATATAGACGTGGTTACTACCATTGATTCTATAATAAAATCCCTAACAAAAACTAATGGGGGCAAAAAAGGTGCTGAAAAATCGAAAAGTTAAGGAAATAATGACTAAAAATGTGATATCCGTACTTCCTGAAGAAGATGTGGTATTTGCTTTTGAAAAGTTAATGAAACATAAAGTTAGTGCTTTACCTGTAATTGATAATGAAAAATTAATTGGTATAGTCACTGCATCTGATTTAGGACATAACCTTATTCTGGACAACTATGAGTTGGGAACCATTGTAAAAAATGTTATGGTTAAGAATGTAGCATGTGTAAAGCCCGATGACGATTTAAATCAGGCTATAAATAAAATGCACGAACATGGTTCTGAAGGTGGAATTATAAACCAGTTAGTAGTTGTTGATAATGGGGAAGTACAAGGCATAATTTCTGATGGAGATATTATTAAAGCCTTTAAAATCTAATTTTTCTCATTTTTAAATTTTTAATTATCTTTTTTTAAATTTTCCTTCTAATATTAAAATAACCCTGTAATCAATAAGTATATGCTTGCTGAAAGGCCAATACATGCGGGGATAGTAATTATCCATGTATAAGCAATGTGTTTAATGGCGTCGTATTTTATAGTGGATGTTCCTCTGGCTAATCCCACTCCAATTACAGATCCAACAAGTGTTTGGGTTGGAGAAATGGGCATTCCATATGATATGAAAATAAAAACCACAGCTGCAGCAGACATTTGTGCTGAGAATCCACGAGTAGGGACTAAATCAGTTATTCTACGTCCAATAGTTTCTGTAACTCTATTTCCTGCAATTATTATTCCTAAAACAAGACCAAAAGCACCTAGGAGATTAAGCCATTCATTACTTTCTCCTATTATGGCAAAAAGAACCCCAGTTGCAACTGCAATATCTAAAGCCCCTACATTTAGTGCGGAAAAAGAAGAACTAATAATTTGAAGATATGAAAAAACTTTTTCTAACCGGTCTTTAAAAGCAATATTTCTGATTTTATCAATAAAAACTTTTTTAAGGATAAAATACATGGTAAATCCTATTAACAATCCGATTAATGGTGAAATCATCCAGCTTAATACTATAAAACCTAGAACTGGTAAATTCATATGTTCCAAACCAACACTAGCTATTCCCAGGCCAAAAACTGCACTTACAATGGCATCGGATCCAGATATGGGGATTTTTTTAATCAAAGTAATGGTAATCCATATTCCTGCAGAAATAGTAACAACAAAGGCCCCTGTACTCGTAAAAGATCCTGCGGGAATTATTCCTTCGCTTATGGTTTTTATTACATTTCCGCCAAGAAACAGAGCACCTACAAATACAAATACGGCTCCTATTAGTAATGCCCTTTTCATTTTGAGTGAGCCACTACCTACTGCAGTTCCCATGGAGTTTCCAATGTCATTGGCCGCAATATTAAACGCCATATAAATGCTGGTGAGTACGCTTATTATTATCAGCCACTCCATATACTTATTTAGTTGATAAAAACATTTATATGTAATTATATTTCCCAGGATATAATCTTCAATAAATTGGTGAAATAGTAACCTTAA of Methanobacterium alcaliphilum contains these proteins:
- a CDS encoding metallophosphoesterase → MNILAISDLHGKTSKALDDYLNSNKIDLILIAGDITHFGPTELAKDILNQLSLYDIPVIAIPGNCDPQGIHKQMENSKAVNAHGKSVSIKNVGICGFGGSNPTPFNTPLEFAESEIYNELENIMLQIKNQDIQILLTHAPPYDTCTDLLPSGDHVGSKSVRQIIEKHHPTLNICGHIHESPGIDKIGETTIINPGEFSKGAACLITIEPTKKEVNSKIISL
- a CDS encoding 2-phosphoglycerate kinase; translation: MIMVQGEVSGKKYTEPFSKGVLARSLTRAEMDPNKAYTFASQIEAHLKKEEITVITIDDLVKIVCQRLKSDDKDIAEKYVVWRKIRKCKEPLIILIGGASGVGTSSIAFEVANRLGIRNMISTDMIREVMRKIVSKELLPSIYESSYTAYRSLRIPPPPELDEVLIGFRDHVDSVSIGVEAVIERSLKEGISIVIEGVHIVPGFIREDLVNKENVAMFVLTVSDENVHKGRFYSRCRQMWARRPLKRYMSYFWAIRRTHKYFESQAKKNNVPVIENIDVVTTIDSIIKSLTKTNGGKKGAEKSKS
- a CDS encoding CBS domain-containing protein; amino-acid sequence: MLKNRKVKEIMTKNVISVLPEEDVVFAFEKLMKHKVSALPVIDNEKLIGIVTASDLGHNLILDNYELGTIVKNVMVKNVACVKPDDDLNQAINKMHEHGSEGGIINQLVVVDNGEVQGIISDGDIIKAFKI
- a CDS encoding inorganic phosphate transporter, whose translation is MAFNIAANDIGNSMGTAVGSGSLKMKRALLIGAVFVFVGALFLGGNVIKTISEGIIPAGSFTSTGAFVVTISAGIWITITLIKKIPISGSDAIVSAVFGLGIASVGLEHMNLPVLGFIVLSWMISPLIGLLIGFTMYFILKKVFIDKIRNIAFKDRLEKVFSYLQIISSSFSALNVGALDIAVATGVLFAIIGESNEWLNLLGAFGLVLGIIIAGNRVTETIGRRITDLVPTRGFSAQMSAAAVVFIFISYGMPISPTQTLVGSVIGVGLARGTSTIKYDAIKHIAYTWIITIPACIGLSASIYLLITGLF